A window of the Agrococcus jejuensis genome harbors these coding sequences:
- the uxaC gene encoding glucuronate isomerase, with protein MTLRLDPDRLLPVDPTTREVARRLYALVAGAPIVSPHGHVDPHLLLDDEPFPDPATLFIRYDHYVTRLLHADGVSFATLGVPDASGAEQVGEPREAWRAFCSRWRLFAGTASGYWLAHAFGTLFGIDEQPSAENADALYDRIAAQLERPEMRPRALFSRFGIDVLATTDDPMDDLAAHRALADDPTFSGRVLPTFRPDAYIDPLAPGFRDKVAALAAWGGHAADDYPAYVASLEARRRHFVEHGAVSADFGVREPYSIDLGAERAGELFAKAVAGTIDAAEARDFLGHMLLESARMSVDDGLVMTIHPGVHRNHSQSTFDRFGPDTGHDIPIPAEFVQNLRPLLERHGNDPRLHLVLFTIDETTYSREIAPLAGFYRSVFIGAPWWFLDAPDAVQRFRAAVTETAGFSRGSGFIDDTRAFLSIPARHDMSRRLDAAFLARLVAEGRLDEESAAEIVVDMVGAQPRKVFRL; from the coding sequence ATGACGCTGCGCCTGGATCCCGACCGCCTGCTCCCCGTGGACCCCACGACGAGGGAGGTGGCCAGGCGCCTCTATGCGCTCGTGGCCGGAGCGCCGATCGTCTCGCCGCACGGCCACGTCGACCCGCATCTGCTGCTCGACGACGAGCCCTTCCCCGACCCGGCGACCCTCTTCATCCGCTACGACCACTACGTCACGCGCCTGCTGCACGCCGACGGCGTCTCGTTCGCGACGCTCGGCGTGCCGGATGCGTCGGGCGCCGAGCAGGTCGGCGAGCCGCGCGAGGCGTGGCGCGCGTTCTGCAGCCGCTGGCGCCTCTTCGCCGGCACCGCATCGGGCTACTGGCTGGCCCACGCGTTCGGCACGCTCTTCGGCATCGACGAGCAGCCGAGCGCCGAGAACGCCGACGCGCTCTACGACCGCATCGCCGCGCAGCTCGAGCGCCCCGAGATGCGCCCCCGCGCCCTGTTCTCGCGGTTCGGCATCGACGTGCTCGCCACGACCGACGACCCCATGGACGACCTCGCGGCCCATCGGGCGCTCGCCGACGACCCGACGTTCTCGGGTCGCGTGCTGCCCACGTTCCGCCCCGACGCGTACATCGACCCGCTCGCGCCGGGCTTCCGCGACAAGGTCGCGGCCCTCGCCGCGTGGGGCGGCCACGCGGCCGACGACTACCCCGCGTACGTCGCGTCGCTCGAGGCGCGCCGCCGGCACTTCGTCGAGCACGGCGCCGTCTCGGCCGACTTCGGCGTGCGCGAGCCGTACTCGATCGACCTCGGCGCCGAGCGCGCGGGCGAGCTGTTCGCGAAGGCCGTCGCCGGCACGATCGACGCCGCCGAGGCGCGCGACTTCCTGGGCCACATGCTGCTGGAGTCGGCGCGCATGAGCGTCGACGACGGCCTCGTCATGACGATCCACCCGGGCGTGCACCGCAACCACTCGCAGTCGACGTTCGACCGCTTCGGGCCCGACACGGGCCACGACATCCCCATCCCGGCCGAGTTCGTGCAGAACCTGCGTCCGCTGCTCGAGCGCCACGGCAACGACCCGCGCCTGCACCTCGTGCTCTTCACGATCGACGAGACGACGTACTCGCGCGAGATCGCGCCGCTCGCGGGCTTCTACCGCTCGGTGTTCATCGGTGCCCCGTGGTGGTTCCTCGATGCGCCGGATGCGGTGCAGCGCTTCCGTGCCGCCGTGACCGAGACCGCAGGCTTCTCGCGCGGCTCGGGCTTCATCGACGACACGCGCGCGTTCCTCTCGATCCCCGCCCGCCATGACATGAGCCGCCGCCTCGACGCCGCGTTCCTCGCGCGCCTCGTCGCCGAGGGTCGCCTCGACGAGGAGTCGGCGGCCGAGATCGTCGTCGACATGGTCGGCGCGCAGCCCAGGAAGGTCTTCCGCCTGTGA
- a CDS encoding mannitol dehydrogenase family protein, protein MTALTRASARAGAPAPVRIVHLGLGAFHRAHQAWYTAKAEDAGEWGIAAFTGRRPDVADALRPQGGAYTLLERGPDGDAAETIGSIVEVWPGDDVARLRELVAREAVAIVSLTITEPAYRLRADGSADLDDAAVAADVAALAAGTDPSTPLGRLVAALDARRRAGAGPIAVMPCDNMPNAGGNVHAALQAIASAAGLDETAAWIASDVACASSSVDRITPATTDADRAEVARLTGLDDASPVVTEPFRDWVVQGSFPAGRPVWETAGARFVDDVEPFERRKLWLLNGSHSLLAYRGLLAGHATVAEAIADPVLRAEVDAWWGLAGEHLPAGLDLAAYRAALVARFENARIEHRLQQIAAEGVTKLRVRFVPVLLAERERGGDASNGAVAIGAIAAWVALVLDGVQLVDGRRAEVETAMASATPVRDLLALVEPRLAADASIVEAVEIAASEARSGNRLPTVPELA, encoded by the coding sequence GTGACCGCTCTCACCCGCGCCTCCGCGCGCGCCGGCGCTCCGGCACCCGTGCGCATCGTGCATCTGGGCCTCGGCGCCTTCCACCGCGCGCACCAGGCCTGGTACACGGCGAAGGCCGAGGATGCGGGCGAGTGGGGCATCGCGGCGTTCACGGGCCGTCGGCCCGACGTGGCGGATGCGCTGCGCCCGCAGGGCGGCGCGTACACGCTGCTCGAGCGCGGGCCGGATGGCGACGCGGCCGAGACGATCGGCAGCATCGTGGAGGTGTGGCCGGGCGACGACGTCGCGCGGCTGCGCGAGCTCGTGGCCCGCGAGGCCGTGGCGATCGTGTCGCTCACGATCACGGAGCCCGCGTACCGGCTGCGCGCCGACGGCTCCGCCGACCTCGACGACGCCGCGGTCGCGGCCGACGTCGCGGCGCTCGCCGCGGGCACCGACCCGTCGACGCCGCTCGGCCGCCTCGTGGCCGCGCTCGACGCGCGACGCCGCGCCGGCGCGGGTCCGATCGCGGTCATGCCGTGCGACAACATGCCGAACGCCGGCGGCAACGTGCACGCGGCGCTGCAGGCCATCGCCTCCGCTGCCGGCCTCGACGAGACCGCCGCGTGGATCGCATCCGACGTCGCGTGCGCCTCCTCGAGCGTCGACCGCATCACGCCCGCGACGACCGACGCCGACCGCGCCGAGGTCGCGCGACTCACGGGCCTCGACGACGCCTCGCCCGTCGTCACCGAGCCCTTCCGCGACTGGGTCGTGCAGGGATCCTTCCCCGCCGGCCGCCCCGTGTGGGAGACCGCGGGCGCGCGCTTCGTCGACGACGTCGAGCCCTTCGAGCGCCGCAAGCTGTGGCTGCTCAACGGCTCGCACTCGCTGCTCGCCTACCGCGGCCTGCTCGCGGGCCACGCGACCGTCGCGGAGGCGATCGCCGACCCCGTGCTGCGCGCCGAGGTGGATGCGTGGTGGGGCCTCGCGGGCGAGCACCTGCCCGCCGGCCTCGACCTCGCGGCGTACCGCGCCGCGCTCGTCGCCCGCTTCGAGAACGCCCGCATCGAGCACCGTCTGCAGCAGATCGCGGCGGAGGGCGTCACGAAGCTGCGGGTGCGGTTCGTGCCCGTGCTGCTCGCGGAGCGCGAGCGCGGCGGCGACGCGTCGAACGGCGCCGTGGCGATCGGCGCGATCGCGGCGTGGGTCGCGCTCGTGCTCGACGGCGTGCAGCTCGTCGACGGCCGTCGTGCCGAGGTCGAGACGGCCATGGCGTCGGCGACCCCCGTGCGCGACCTGCTCGCGCTCGTCGAGCCCCGGCTCGCGGCCGACGCATCCATCGTCGAGGCGGTCGAGATCGCCGCCTCCGAGGCCCGTTCTGGCAATCGCTTGCCAACCGTGCCGGAACTTGCTTGA